In Callospermophilus lateralis isolate mCalLat2 chromosome 4, mCalLat2.hap1, whole genome shotgun sequence, one genomic interval encodes:
- the Mbd6 gene encoding methyl-CpG-binding domain protein 6 isoform X1, with product MNGGNESSGADRAGGPVATSVPIGWQRCVREGAVLYISPSGTELSSLEQTRSYLLSDGTCKCGLECPLNVPKVFNFDPLAPVTLGGAGVGPASEEDMTKLCNHRRKAVAMATLYRSMETTCSHSSPGEGASPQMFHTVSPGPPSTRPSCRVPSITPLNGGPGSLPQEQPSVPQAFPSLAGPGGLFPPPRLPDPVPSGGSSSPCFLPRGNAPSPAPPPPPAISLNAPSYNWGTTLRSSLVPSDLGSPPAPHASSSPPSDPPLFHCSDALTPPLLPPSNNLPGPSGPPGPATQPPVSSATMHLPLVLGPLGGAPTVEGPGAPPFLASSLLSAAAKAQHPPLPTPSTLQGRRPRAQAPSASHSSPRPSQRRPRRPPTVLRLLEGGSPQNPRRSRPRAPAPVPPPFPIPEPSQPILPSVLSLLGLPTPGPSHSDGSFNLLGSDAHLPPPPTLSSGSPPQPRHPIQPSLPGTTSGSLSSVPGAPAPPAASKAPIVPSPVLQSPSEGLGMGAGPACPLPPLSGGEAFPFPSPEQGLALSGAGFPGMLGALPLPLNLGQPPPSPLLSHSLFGMLAGGGGQPPPEPLLPPPGGPGPPLAPGEPEGPSLLVASLLPPPPSDLLPPPSAPPSNLLASFLPLLALGPTAGDGEGSSEGAGGPSGEPFSGLGDLPPLLFPPLSAPPTLIALNSALLAASLDPPSGTPPQPCVLSAPQPGPPTSSVTMATTDPGASSLGKAPSNSGRPPQLLSPLLSASLLGDLSSLTSSPGTLSSLLQPPGSLLSGQLGLQLLPGGGAPPPLSEASSPLACLLQSLQIPPEQPEAPCLPPESPTSALEPEPARPPLSALAPPHGSSDPPVPELLTGRGSGKRGRRGGGGLRGINGEARPSRGRKPGSRREPSRLALKWGTRGGFNGQMERSPRRTHHWQHNGELAEGGAEPKDPPLPGPHSEDLKSIFSQVPLGIVRKSRRGRRRKYNPTRNSNSSRQDITLEPSPTTRAAVPLPPRARPGRPAKNKRRKLAP from the exons ATGAATGGGGGCAATGAGAGCAGTGGAGCAGACAGAGCTGGGGGCCCTGTGGCCACATCTGTCCCCATCGGCTGGCAGCGCTGTGTACGAGAGGGTGCTGTGCTCTATATCAG CCCAAGTGGCACAGAGCTGTCTTCCTTGGAGCAAACCCGGAGCTACCTCCTCAGTGATGGGACCTGTAAGTGCGGTCTGGAGTGTCCACTCAATGTCCCTAAG GTTTTCAACTTTGACCCTTTGGCCCCGGTGACCCTgggtggggctggggtggggccAGCATCAGAGGAGGACATGACCAAGCTGTGCAACCACCGTAGGAAAGCTGTTGCTATGGCAACTCTGTACCGCAGCATGGAGACCACCTGCTCACACTCTTCTCCTG GAGAGGGAGCAAGCCCCCAGATGTTCCACACTGTGTCCCCAGGGCCTCCCTCTACCCGTCCTTCCTGTCGAGTTCCTTCTATAACTCCACTTAATGGGGGTCCTGGCTCCCTTCCCCAAGAGCAACCCTCAGTTCCCCAGGCCTTCCCATCTCTAGCAGGCCCTGGGGGACTCTTCCCACCACCAAGGCTTCCTGATCCAGTTCCTTCTGggggcagcagcagcccctgtttTCTCCCAAGGGGCAATGCCCCCTCTCCagccccacctcctccacctgCTATCAGCCTCAATGCCCCCTCTTACAACTGGGGAACCACTCTCCGATCCAGCCTGGTGCCCTCTGACCTGGGCTCTCCTCCAGCCCCTCATGCCTCTTCCTCACCACCCTCAGACCCTCCTCTCTTCCACTGTAGTGATGCCTTAAcaccccctctcctgcccccaAGCAATAATCTCCCTGGCCCCTCTGGCCCCCCTGGCCCTGCTACTCAGCCACCAGTGTCTTCAGCCACTATGCACCTGCCCCTGGTCCTGGGACCCCTTGGAGGGGCCCCCACTGTGGAGGGGCCTGGGGCACCCCCCTTCCTTGCTAGCAGCCTACTCTCTGCAGCGGCCAAGGCACAGCATCCCCCACTACCCACTCCCAGCACTTTACAGGGCCGAAGGCCCCGTGCCCAGGCACCCTCAGCTTCCCACTCATCACCCCGTCCCTCTCAGCGTCGTCCCCGCCGACCCCCAACTGTATTGCGATTGCTTGAAGGGGGTAGTCCTCAAAACCCTAGAAGGAGCCGTCCTCGGGCCCCTGCTCCtgttccccctccctttcctatTCCAGAGCCATCCCAACCAATTCTCCCTTCTGTGCTGTCCCTGCTGGGACTCCCCACCCCTGGCCCTTCCCACTCTGATGGAAGCTTTAACCTTTTGGGGTCAGATGCACACCTTCCTCCTCCCCCAACCCTCTCCTCAGGGAGCCCTCCCCAGCCCAGGCACCCCATCCAACCCTCCCTGCCTGGGACCACCAGTGGCAGCCTCAGCAGTGTGCCAG GTGCCCCTGCCCCACCAGCTGCCTCCAAAGCCCCCATAGTCCCTAGCCCTGTGCTTCAAAGCCCATCTGAAGGGCTGGGAATGGGGGCAGGCCCAGCTTGCCCTCTGCCTCCCTTGTCTGGTGGGGAGGCTTTCCCTTTCCCCAGTCCTGAGCAGGGCCTGGCGCTGAGTGGAGCTGGCTTCCCTGGGATGCTGGGGGCCCTGCCTCTCCCTCTGAATCTGGGGCAACCTCCACCTTCTCCATTGCTCAGCCACAGTTTATTTGGCATGCTGGCTGGGGGAGGAGGACAACCTCCCCCTGAACCCCTGCTACCCCCTCCAGGTGGACCTGGCCCCCCTTTAGCCCCAGGCGAGCCTGAAGGGCCTTCCCTTCTGGTAGCTTCCTTGCTTCCACCACCCCCCTCAGACCTTTTGCCACCCCCTTCTGCACCCCCTAGCAACCTCCTTGCCTCTTTCCTGCCCCTGCTGGCCCTGGGCCCCACAGCTGGGGATGGGGAGGGATCTTCAGAGGGAGCTGGAGGTCCAAGTGGGGAACCATTTTCAGGTTTGGGAGACCTCCCCCCCCTGCTTTTCCCTCCCCTTTCAGCCCCCCCTACCCTCATAGCTTTAAATTCCGCGCTGCTGGCTGCCAGTCTGGATCCCCCCTCGGGGACACCCCCCCAG CCCTGTGTCCTGAGTGCCCCCCAACCTGGACCACCTACCTCCAGTGTCACCATGGCAACTACTGACCCGGGGGCCTCCTCTCTGGGCAAGGCCCCctccaactcagggagaccccccCAGCTCCTTAGCCCTCTGCTGAGTGCCAGCCTGCTGG GTGACCTGTCTTCACTAACCAGCAGCCCTGGAACCCTCTCCAGCCTGTTGCAGCCTCCTGGTTCTCTTCTCTCTGGCCAGTTGGGGCTGCAGCTCCTCCCTGGGGGGGGAGCTCCTCCACCCCTCTCAGAGGCTTCTAGTCCCCTAGCCTGCCTGCTACAGAGTCTTCAG ATTCCTCCAGAGCAGCCAGAAGCCCCCTGTCTGCCCCCCGAGAGTCCCACCTCAGCCCTTGAACCAGAGCCTGCCCGGCCTCCCCTCAGTGCCTTAGCCCCACCCCATGGTTCTTCTGACCCCCCAGTCCCTGAGCTGCTCACTGGGAGGGGGTCAGGGAAACGGGgccggaggggaggagggggactTAGGGGCATTAATGGTGAGGCCAGGCCGAGCCGGGGCCGGAAGCCTGGCAGCCGGCGGGAGCCTAGCCGACTGGCCCTCAAATGGGGGACACGTGGTGGCTTCAATGGACAAATGGAACGGTCCCCAAGAAGGACCCACCACTGGCAGCATAATGGGGAACTGGCTGAAGGGGGTGCTGAGCCTAAGGATCCACCCCTTCCTGGGCCCCATTCTGAGGACCTTAAG TCCATCTTTTCTCAGGTACCCCTGGGGATAGTCAGAAAGTCTCGTCGTGGCCGGAGGAGAAAATACAA CCCTACCCGGAACAGCAATAGCTCCCGCCAGGATATTACCTTGGAACCCAGCCCTACAACCCGA
- the Mbd6 gene encoding methyl-CpG-binding domain protein 6 isoform X2, giving the protein MNGGNESSGADRAGGPVATSVPIGWQRCVREGAVLYISPSGTELSSLEQTRSYLLSDGTCKCGLECPLNVPKVFNFDPLAPVTLGGAGVGPASEEDMTKLCNHRRKAVAMATLYRSMETTCSHSSPGEGASPQMFHTVSPGPPSTRPSCRVPSITPLNGGPGSLPQEQPSVPQAFPSLAGPGGLFPPPRLPDPVPSGGSSSPCFLPRGNAPSPAPPPPPAISLNAPSYNWGTTLRSSLVPSDLGSPPAPHASSSPPSDPPLFHCSDALTPPLLPPSNNLPGPSGPPGPATQPPVSSATMHLPLVLGPLGGAPTVEGPGAPPFLASSLLSAAAKAQHPPLPTPSTLQGRRPRAQAPSASHSSPRPSQRRPRRPPTVLRLLEGGSPQNPRRSRPRAPAPVPPPFPIPEPSQPILPSVLSLLGLPTPGPSHSDGSFNLLGSDAHLPPPPTLSSGSPPQPRHPIQPSLPGTTSGSLSSVPGAPAPPAASKAPIVPSPVLQSPSEGLGMGAGPACPLPPLSGGEAFPFPSPEQGLALSGAGFPGMLGALPLPLNLGQPPPSPLLSHSLFGMLAGGGGQPPPEPLLPPPGGPGPPLAPGEPEGPSLLVASLLPPPPSDLLPPPSAPPSNLLASFLPLLALGPTAGDGEGSSEGAGGPSGEPFSGLGDLPPLLFPPLSAPPTLIALNSALLAASLDPPSGTPPQPCVLSAPQPGPPTSSVTMATTDPGASSLGKAPSNSGRPPQLLSPLLSASLLGDLSSLTSSPGTLSSLLQPPGSLLSGQLGLQLLPGGGAPPPLSEASSPLACLLQSLQIPPEQPEAPCLPPESPTSALEPEPARPPLSALAPPHGSSDPPVPELLTGRGSGKRGRRGGGGLRGINGEARPSRGRKPGSRREPSRLALKWGTRGGFNGQMERSPRRTHHWQHNGELAEGGAEPKDPPLPGPHSEDLKVPLGIVRKSRRGRRRKYNPTRNSNSSRQDITLEPSPTTRAAVPLPPRARPGRPAKNKRRKLAP; this is encoded by the exons ATGAATGGGGGCAATGAGAGCAGTGGAGCAGACAGAGCTGGGGGCCCTGTGGCCACATCTGTCCCCATCGGCTGGCAGCGCTGTGTACGAGAGGGTGCTGTGCTCTATATCAG CCCAAGTGGCACAGAGCTGTCTTCCTTGGAGCAAACCCGGAGCTACCTCCTCAGTGATGGGACCTGTAAGTGCGGTCTGGAGTGTCCACTCAATGTCCCTAAG GTTTTCAACTTTGACCCTTTGGCCCCGGTGACCCTgggtggggctggggtggggccAGCATCAGAGGAGGACATGACCAAGCTGTGCAACCACCGTAGGAAAGCTGTTGCTATGGCAACTCTGTACCGCAGCATGGAGACCACCTGCTCACACTCTTCTCCTG GAGAGGGAGCAAGCCCCCAGATGTTCCACACTGTGTCCCCAGGGCCTCCCTCTACCCGTCCTTCCTGTCGAGTTCCTTCTATAACTCCACTTAATGGGGGTCCTGGCTCCCTTCCCCAAGAGCAACCCTCAGTTCCCCAGGCCTTCCCATCTCTAGCAGGCCCTGGGGGACTCTTCCCACCACCAAGGCTTCCTGATCCAGTTCCTTCTGggggcagcagcagcccctgtttTCTCCCAAGGGGCAATGCCCCCTCTCCagccccacctcctccacctgCTATCAGCCTCAATGCCCCCTCTTACAACTGGGGAACCACTCTCCGATCCAGCCTGGTGCCCTCTGACCTGGGCTCTCCTCCAGCCCCTCATGCCTCTTCCTCACCACCCTCAGACCCTCCTCTCTTCCACTGTAGTGATGCCTTAAcaccccctctcctgcccccaAGCAATAATCTCCCTGGCCCCTCTGGCCCCCCTGGCCCTGCTACTCAGCCACCAGTGTCTTCAGCCACTATGCACCTGCCCCTGGTCCTGGGACCCCTTGGAGGGGCCCCCACTGTGGAGGGGCCTGGGGCACCCCCCTTCCTTGCTAGCAGCCTACTCTCTGCAGCGGCCAAGGCACAGCATCCCCCACTACCCACTCCCAGCACTTTACAGGGCCGAAGGCCCCGTGCCCAGGCACCCTCAGCTTCCCACTCATCACCCCGTCCCTCTCAGCGTCGTCCCCGCCGACCCCCAACTGTATTGCGATTGCTTGAAGGGGGTAGTCCTCAAAACCCTAGAAGGAGCCGTCCTCGGGCCCCTGCTCCtgttccccctccctttcctatTCCAGAGCCATCCCAACCAATTCTCCCTTCTGTGCTGTCCCTGCTGGGACTCCCCACCCCTGGCCCTTCCCACTCTGATGGAAGCTTTAACCTTTTGGGGTCAGATGCACACCTTCCTCCTCCCCCAACCCTCTCCTCAGGGAGCCCTCCCCAGCCCAGGCACCCCATCCAACCCTCCCTGCCTGGGACCACCAGTGGCAGCCTCAGCAGTGTGCCAG GTGCCCCTGCCCCACCAGCTGCCTCCAAAGCCCCCATAGTCCCTAGCCCTGTGCTTCAAAGCCCATCTGAAGGGCTGGGAATGGGGGCAGGCCCAGCTTGCCCTCTGCCTCCCTTGTCTGGTGGGGAGGCTTTCCCTTTCCCCAGTCCTGAGCAGGGCCTGGCGCTGAGTGGAGCTGGCTTCCCTGGGATGCTGGGGGCCCTGCCTCTCCCTCTGAATCTGGGGCAACCTCCACCTTCTCCATTGCTCAGCCACAGTTTATTTGGCATGCTGGCTGGGGGAGGAGGACAACCTCCCCCTGAACCCCTGCTACCCCCTCCAGGTGGACCTGGCCCCCCTTTAGCCCCAGGCGAGCCTGAAGGGCCTTCCCTTCTGGTAGCTTCCTTGCTTCCACCACCCCCCTCAGACCTTTTGCCACCCCCTTCTGCACCCCCTAGCAACCTCCTTGCCTCTTTCCTGCCCCTGCTGGCCCTGGGCCCCACAGCTGGGGATGGGGAGGGATCTTCAGAGGGAGCTGGAGGTCCAAGTGGGGAACCATTTTCAGGTTTGGGAGACCTCCCCCCCCTGCTTTTCCCTCCCCTTTCAGCCCCCCCTACCCTCATAGCTTTAAATTCCGCGCTGCTGGCTGCCAGTCTGGATCCCCCCTCGGGGACACCCCCCCAG CCCTGTGTCCTGAGTGCCCCCCAACCTGGACCACCTACCTCCAGTGTCACCATGGCAACTACTGACCCGGGGGCCTCCTCTCTGGGCAAGGCCCCctccaactcagggagaccccccCAGCTCCTTAGCCCTCTGCTGAGTGCCAGCCTGCTGG GTGACCTGTCTTCACTAACCAGCAGCCCTGGAACCCTCTCCAGCCTGTTGCAGCCTCCTGGTTCTCTTCTCTCTGGCCAGTTGGGGCTGCAGCTCCTCCCTGGGGGGGGAGCTCCTCCACCCCTCTCAGAGGCTTCTAGTCCCCTAGCCTGCCTGCTACAGAGTCTTCAG ATTCCTCCAGAGCAGCCAGAAGCCCCCTGTCTGCCCCCCGAGAGTCCCACCTCAGCCCTTGAACCAGAGCCTGCCCGGCCTCCCCTCAGTGCCTTAGCCCCACCCCATGGTTCTTCTGACCCCCCAGTCCCTGAGCTGCTCACTGGGAGGGGGTCAGGGAAACGGGgccggaggggaggagggggactTAGGGGCATTAATGGTGAGGCCAGGCCGAGCCGGGGCCGGAAGCCTGGCAGCCGGCGGGAGCCTAGCCGACTGGCCCTCAAATGGGGGACACGTGGTGGCTTCAATGGACAAATGGAACGGTCCCCAAGAAGGACCCACCACTGGCAGCATAATGGGGAACTGGCTGAAGGGGGTGCTGAGCCTAAGGATCCACCCCTTCCTGGGCCCCATTCTGAGGACCTTAAG GTACCCCTGGGGATAGTCAGAAAGTCTCGTCGTGGCCGGAGGAGAAAATACAA CCCTACCCGGAACAGCAATAGCTCCCGCCAGGATATTACCTTGGAACCCAGCCCTACAACCCGA